From Solibacillus sp. FSL W7-1464:
CTAAGAATACTGACGAGTCGTAAACGAACAGGGACATTTAGTGAGATTGTGAAAAGAATCAATCAAACAACGGTTGGTTGGATTAATTACTATGGAGTTGCCAACATGAAAACTTTCATCCAAGAATTACAGGGATGGTTAAACCATCGCTTACGTCAATTAATATGGAAACGGTGGAAGCTACCACGAACTAAATATGTGAAATTACGCCAATACGGAATCCAACATGATGAAGCGATGAAAACGGCGCATTCAAGAAAAGGGTACTGGCGAATATCACGAAGCGAGGTTCTACACCAAGCCATT
This genomic window contains:
- a CDS encoding group II intron maturase-specific domain-containing protein, encoding MGYRPIKSAKKRLKDKLRILTSRKRTGTFSEIVKRINQTTVGWINYYGVANMKTFIQELQGWLNHRLRQLIWKRWKLPRTKYVKLRQYGIQHDEAMKTAHSRKGYWRISRSEVLHQAIPNKRLVKWGLKDLSQFYEQRYSKG